The Streptomyces sp. NBC_00670 genome window below encodes:
- a CDS encoding Na+/H+ antiporter: MDQLALLFVLLLGAVVSVPVGDRLGLPSPVLMTLLGIVLALPDFVPNVDIPPGLILPALLPPLLYAAVRRTSWRQFTANKRPIFLLAVALVFVTMIAVAAVAGAVVPGLPIAAAVALGALVAPPDPVAATAVAGQLGLPRRLVSILEGEGLFNDVTAITLYHVAIAAAVSGSFSLPAALLELLLSAVVAVVVGTVLGWLSNKLMDVLGDPTLQIGLTLLVPFASYVMADELHGSGVLAVLTTALFLAEYATDPDDVLTRLAGHTFWEVVDTLVTGVAFGLIGLELHHALSTAEGRWGEMLGWAGAVVGVVILVRLLWLLPATWLTQRLHSRRDQDEDIPTSWRETIVMWWSGMRGVASVALALAIPLEMDDGSPFPDRGEIVFIAFAVIMATLVLQGLTLPWLVRRLGVQADTEREKEFEKELATRAARAAKKRLAEIEQHEDLTEELSEQMLRRAFDIGVRISPDMAEDERREAHEKRARRLKRIRRIQGEMLSAARHEILAARSEPGADPEVVDRVLRHLDVRSLR, encoded by the coding sequence GTGGACCAGCTGGCCCTGCTGTTCGTGCTGCTCCTCGGGGCCGTGGTGAGCGTTCCGGTGGGGGACCGGCTCGGACTGCCCTCGCCGGTGCTCATGACGCTGCTCGGCATCGTGCTGGCGCTGCCGGACTTCGTCCCCAACGTCGACATCCCGCCCGGTCTGATCCTGCCGGCCCTGCTGCCGCCGCTGCTGTACGCGGCGGTGCGGCGCACCTCCTGGCGGCAGTTCACGGCCAACAAACGGCCCATCTTCCTGCTGGCCGTGGCCCTGGTGTTCGTCACCATGATCGCGGTCGCGGCGGTCGCGGGCGCCGTCGTCCCGGGGCTGCCGATCGCTGCCGCCGTCGCGCTCGGCGCGCTGGTCGCGCCGCCCGACCCGGTGGCCGCGACCGCCGTCGCCGGGCAGCTCGGGCTGCCGCGCCGGCTCGTCTCCATCCTGGAGGGCGAGGGCCTGTTCAACGACGTCACCGCGATCACGCTCTACCACGTGGCCATCGCCGCCGCCGTCAGCGGCTCGTTCTCGCTGCCCGCGGCCCTGCTCGAACTGCTGCTCTCCGCGGTCGTCGCCGTCGTCGTCGGCACGGTGCTCGGCTGGCTGTCCAACAAGCTGATGGACGTCCTCGGCGACCCGACCCTGCAGATCGGGCTCACCCTGCTGGTGCCCTTCGCGTCGTACGTCATGGCCGACGAACTGCACGGCTCCGGCGTGCTGGCGGTGCTCACCACCGCGCTGTTCCTCGCGGAGTACGCCACCGACCCGGACGACGTGCTGACCCGGCTCGCCGGGCACACCTTCTGGGAGGTCGTCGACACCCTGGTCACCGGGGTGGCGTTCGGCCTGATCGGACTGGAGCTGCACCACGCGCTCTCGACCGCCGAGGGCCGCTGGGGCGAGATGCTCGGCTGGGCCGGGGCGGTCGTCGGCGTCGTGATCCTCGTCCGCCTGCTGTGGCTGCTGCCCGCCACCTGGCTGACCCAGCGGCTGCACAGCCGGCGCGACCAGGACGAGGACATCCCGACCAGCTGGCGGGAGACCATCGTGATGTGGTGGTCCGGGATGCGCGGAGTGGCCTCGGTCGCGCTGGCGCTCGCCATCCCGCTGGAGATGGACGACGGTTCGCCCTTCCCGGACCGGGGCGAGATCGTCTTCATCGCCTTCGCGGTCATCATGGCCACGCTCGTCCTCCAGGGCCTGACGCTGCCCTGGCTGGTGCGCCGGCTGGGGGTGCAGGCCGACACCGAGCGGGAGAAGGAGTTCGAGAAGGAGCTCGCCACCCGCGCGGCCCGGGCGGCCAAGAAGCGGCTCGCGGAGATCGAGCAGCACGAGGACCTGACCGAGGAACTGTCCGAGCAGATGCTGCGCCGGGCCTTCGACATCGGGGTGCGGATCAGCCCCGACATGGCGGAGGACGAGCGCCGGGAGGCGCACGAGAAGCGGGCGCGGCGGCTGAAGCGGATCCGGCGCATCCAGGGCGAGATGCTGAGCGCCGCCCGGCACGAGATCCTGGCCGCCCGCAGCGAGCCGGGCGCGGACCCGGAGGTCGTCGACCGCGTCCTGCGCCACCTGGACGTGCGCAGTCTGCGGTGA
- a CDS encoding GNAT family N-acetyltransferase, with protein MSTTTGDGQPYEVRVAEGPADREACFAVRKEVFVVEQGVPQDIEYDVHDAGAVHVLAVRRADGMPLGTGRLLSGEAAAAKNGGEPSVGSLGRLAVTKEARGLGVGAALVRAIEEAARERGLTAVDLHAQTHALGFYRRLGYEAYGPEFPDAGIPHRAMRRPV; from the coding sequence ATGAGCACGACGACCGGTGACGGGCAGCCGTACGAGGTGCGCGTCGCCGAAGGCCCCGCCGACCGCGAGGCCTGCTTCGCGGTCCGCAAGGAGGTCTTCGTCGTCGAGCAGGGCGTCCCGCAGGACATCGAGTACGACGTCCACGACGCCGGCGCGGTGCACGTACTGGCGGTGCGGCGGGCGGACGGCATGCCGCTCGGCACCGGCCGGCTGCTGTCCGGCGAGGCGGCCGCGGCGAAGAACGGCGGCGAACCGTCGGTGGGCTCCCTCGGCCGGCTCGCGGTCACCAAGGAGGCGCGCGGCCTCGGCGTCGGCGCGGCCCTGGTGCGCGCGATAGAGGAGGCGGCCCGGGAGCGCGGCCTGACCGCCGTCGATCTGCACGCGCAGACGCACGCGCTGGGTTTTTACCGGCGGCTGGGGTACGAGGCGTACGGACCGGAGTTCCCGGACGCCGGGATACCCCACCGGGCGATGCGGCGCCCCGTCTGA
- a CDS encoding RluA family pseudouridine synthase yields the protein MSTLPEIRTLPVPDGLEGERVDAAISRMFGFSRTKAAELASAGKVHVDGSAVGKSERVHGGAWLEVEMPQAPAPVQIVAEPVEGMEIVHDDEDVVVIVKPVGVAAHPSPGWTGTTVIGGLAAAGYRISTSGAAERQGIVHRLDVGTSGLMVVAKSERAYTSLKRQFKERTVDKRYHTLVQGHPDPTSGTIDAPIGRHPHHDYKWAVTAEGKPSVTHYDLIEAFRAASLLDVKLETGRTHQIRVHMAAHRHPCVGDLTYGADPTLAKRLRLTRQWLHAVRLGFEHPGDGEWVEFASDYPEDLQQALDQVREETYA from the coding sequence GTGAGCACGCTTCCCGAGATCCGCACCCTGCCCGTGCCCGACGGCCTGGAGGGCGAGCGCGTAGACGCCGCCATCTCCCGCATGTTCGGCTTCTCCCGTACGAAGGCGGCCGAGCTGGCCTCGGCGGGCAAGGTGCACGTCGACGGCTCGGCGGTCGGCAAGTCGGAGCGGGTCCACGGCGGCGCCTGGCTCGAGGTCGAGATGCCGCAGGCGCCCGCGCCGGTGCAGATCGTCGCCGAGCCGGTCGAGGGCATGGAGATCGTGCACGACGACGAGGACGTGGTCGTCATCGTCAAGCCGGTCGGCGTCGCCGCGCACCCGAGCCCCGGCTGGACGGGGACGACCGTGATCGGCGGCCTGGCCGCCGCCGGGTACCGCATCTCCACCTCCGGCGCCGCCGAACGCCAGGGCATCGTGCACCGTCTGGACGTCGGCACCTCGGGCCTGATGGTGGTGGCCAAGTCCGAGCGGGCGTACACCTCGCTCAAGCGCCAGTTCAAGGAGCGCACGGTCGACAAGCGCTACCACACCCTCGTCCAGGGCCACCCCGACCCGACCAGCGGCACCATCGACGCCCCCATCGGCCGCCACCCGCACCACGACTACAAATGGGCGGTCACCGCGGAGGGCAAGCCCTCCGTCACGCACTACGACCTGATCGAGGCGTTCCGCGCCGCCTCCCTGCTCGACGTGAAGCTGGAGACCGGCCGCACCCACCAGATCCGCGTCCACATGGCCGCCCACCGCCACCCCTGCGTCGGCGACCTCACCTACGGCGCCGATCCGACCCTCGCCAAGCGGCTGCGGCTGACCCGGCAGTGGCTGCACGCGGTCCGCCTCGGCTTCGAGCACCCCGGCGACGGCGAGTGGGTCGAGTTCGCCAGCGACTACCCCGAGGACCTGCAGCAGGCCCTGGACCAGGTGCGTGAGGAGACCTACGCATGA
- the lspA gene encoding signal peptidase II, which produces MAEAERIIGTPDIPEAAGSGPEEAREQAAADDASARAEAESGESGETGESGEPGGPAARPRGRRRIAVLFSVAAFAYALDLVSKLIVVAKLEHHAPVRLIGDWLQLEAIRNAGAAFSFGEAYTVIFTVIAAAVIVVIARLARKLYSLPWAIALGLLLGGALGNLTDRVFRAPGVFKGAVVDFISPKHFAVFNLADSAIVCGGILIVLLSFRGLDPDGSVHKD; this is translated from the coding sequence GTGGCAGAGGCGGAGCGCATCATCGGTACGCCGGACATCCCGGAAGCGGCGGGGAGCGGGCCCGAGGAGGCCCGTGAGCAGGCCGCCGCCGACGACGCCTCCGCGCGCGCGGAGGCCGAATCCGGGGAGAGCGGCGAGACCGGGGAGAGCGGCGAGCCCGGCGGGCCCGCCGCCCGTCCCCGCGGCCGGCGGCGGATCGCCGTGCTGTTCTCCGTGGCCGCGTTCGCCTACGCCCTCGACCTGGTCAGCAAGCTCATCGTGGTGGCGAAGCTGGAGCACCACGCCCCCGTGCGCCTCATCGGCGACTGGCTCCAGCTGGAGGCGATCCGCAACGCGGGCGCCGCCTTCAGCTTCGGCGAGGCGTACACGGTGATCTTCACGGTGATCGCGGCGGCCGTGATCGTGGTGATCGCCCGCCTGGCCCGCAAGCTCTACAGTCTGCCCTGGGCGATCGCGCTCGGCCTGCTGCTCGGCGGCGCGCTCGGCAACCTCACCGACCGCGTCTTCCGCGCCCCCGGCGTCTTCAAGGGCGCGGTCGTCGACTTCATCTCGCCCAAGCACTTCGCCGTCTTCAACCTGGCGGACTCGGCGATCGTGTGCGGCGGCATCCTGATCGTGCTGCTCTCCTTCCGCGGCCTGGACCCGGACGGCAGCGTCCACAAGGACTGA
- a CDS encoding TraR/DksA family transcriptional regulator yields MRTPLLVPIHAFSLRPVYGAGPTAADRFPGRPGPPGPAARVTRTARRRRPDSGTGRRADYPAGSWAQRLHARRPAPAGRTDTRHAPLPRVTSRFIVPARCARTTPRSRREPTVVAKKTPATATAAKDPTPVPKARLAAVDPGELAVRPGEDPWTPDEVAEARAELQSELMRLRTELDSSGRALAGLMRDSGDGAGDDQADTGTKNITREHELALAANAREMLEQTERALDRLDTGTYGLCENCGNPIGKARMQAFPRATLCVECKQKQERRF; encoded by the coding sequence CTGCGTACGCCGCTACTCGTCCCCATCCACGCTTTTTCGCTCCGCCCAGTGTACGGCGCCGGGCCGACAGCGGCCGACCGGTTTCCGGGACGACCCGGGCCGCCGGGTCCGGCCGCGCGGGTGACCCGAACGGCACGGCGGCGGCGTCCGGATTCCGGGACGGGGCGCCGGGCGGATTACCCGGCCGGGAGCTGGGCACAACGCTTGCATGCTCGCCGCCCGGCACCCGCCGGGCGGACCGATACCCGGCATGCCCCGTTGCCGAGGGTCACAAGTCGATTTATCGTCCCAGCACGATGCGCACGAACCACCCCGCGAAGCAGACGGGAGCCCACGGTGGTTGCTAAGAAGACTCCGGCCACGGCCACGGCGGCGAAGGACCCCACCCCCGTGCCCAAGGCCCGGCTCGCCGCGGTGGACCCCGGTGAGCTCGCGGTACGTCCCGGCGAGGACCCCTGGACCCCGGACGAGGTCGCCGAGGCCCGGGCCGAACTGCAGTCCGAGCTGATGCGGCTGCGCACCGAGCTCGACTCCTCCGGCCGGGCGCTCGCCGGCCTCATGCGCGACTCCGGGGACGGCGCCGGCGACGACCAGGCCGACACCGGCACCAAGAACATCACGCGCGAGCACGAACTGGCCCTCGCCGCCAACGCCCGCGAGATGCTGGAGCAGACCGAGCGCGCCCTCGACCGGCTCGACACGGGCACCTACGGCCTCTGCGAGAACTGCGGCAACCCCATCGGCAAGGCGCGCATGCAGGCCTTCCCGCGCGCCACGCTGTGCGTGGAGTGCAAGCAGAAGCAGGAACGCCGTTTCTGA
- the ileS gene encoding isoleucine--tRNA ligase translates to MTAPTYRQVPAQVDLPALEHAVLDFWREQKIFAKTLDQSAGRPEWVFYEGPPTANGMPGAHHIEARVFKDVFPRFRTMRGYHVARKAGWDCHGLPVELAVEKELGFTGKQDIEAYGIAEFNAKCRESVTRHTDAFEELTTRMGYWTDLNDPYRTMDPEYIESVWWSLKEIFTKGLLVQDHRVAPWCPRCGTGLSDHELAQGYETVVDPSVYVRFPLTSGPLAGEAALLVWTTTPWTLVSNTAVAAHPGVTYVVATNGEEKLVVAEPLVEKALGEGWERTGQSFTGAEMERWTYQRPFELVEFSEPAHYVVNAEYVTTEDGTGLVHQSPAFGEDDLKVCRSYGLPVVNPVRPDGTFEEDVPLVGGVFFKKADEKLTEDLKERGLLFRHLPYEHSYPHCWRCHTALLYYAQPSWYIRTTAVKDRLLQENEKTNWFPERVKHGRYGDWLNNNIDWALSRNRYWGTPLPIWRCAEDHLTVIGSRAELTELTGTDQSGLDPHRPFIDEVTFACPQDGCGATATRVPEVIDAWYDSGSMPFAQWGYPYKNKELFESRYPAQFISEAIDQTRGWFYTLMAIGTLVFDKSSYENVVCLGHILAEDGRKMSKHLGNILQPIPLMDQHGADAVRWFMAAGGSPWAARRVGHGTIQEVVRKTLLTYWNTVAFQALYARTSGWAPSAADPAPADRPVLDRWLLSELHALTDQVTQALEGYDTQRAGKLLSAFVDDLSNWYVRRSRRRFWQGDKAALRTLHEVVETVTKLMAPLTPFLTERVWQDLVVPVTPDAPESVHLSSWPQADLSAIDPELSRQMVLVRRLVELGRATRAESGVKTRQPLRRALIAANGFESLDPELHTQITEELNVESLAALSEVGGSLVDTTAKANFRALGKRFGKRVQDVARAVAAADAAALSLALREGTASVEVDGEKITLAPDEVIITETPREGWSVASDSGATVALDLEITEELRRAGLARDAIRLIQEARKNSGLDVADRIVLRWDAVEPGVAAALSEHSGLIADEVLATEFVRGEADGSYGDPFTEDSLTLTFRLRKA, encoded by the coding sequence ATGACAGCGCCGACGTACCGCCAGGTGCCCGCCCAGGTCGACCTGCCCGCGCTCGAGCACGCGGTGCTCGACTTCTGGCGCGAGCAGAAGATCTTCGCCAAGACCCTGGACCAGTCCGCGGGCCGCCCCGAATGGGTGTTCTACGAAGGCCCGCCCACCGCCAACGGCATGCCGGGCGCCCACCACATCGAGGCCCGCGTCTTCAAGGACGTCTTCCCCCGCTTCCGCACCATGCGCGGCTACCACGTGGCGCGCAAGGCCGGCTGGGACTGCCACGGCCTCCCCGTCGAGCTGGCGGTCGAGAAGGAGCTGGGCTTCACCGGCAAGCAGGACATCGAGGCGTACGGCATCGCCGAGTTCAACGCCAAGTGCCGCGAGTCGGTGACGCGCCACACGGACGCCTTCGAAGAGCTCACGACCCGCATGGGGTACTGGACCGACCTCAACGACCCCTACCGCACGATGGACCCCGAGTACATCGAGTCGGTCTGGTGGTCGCTGAAGGAGATCTTCACCAAGGGCCTGCTCGTCCAGGACCACCGCGTCGCCCCCTGGTGCCCGCGCTGCGGCACGGGCCTGTCCGACCACGAGCTCGCCCAGGGCTACGAGACGGTCGTCGACCCCTCCGTCTACGTCCGCTTCCCGCTCACCTCCGGCCCGCTGGCCGGCGAAGCCGCGCTCCTGGTGTGGACGACGACGCCCTGGACGCTGGTGTCCAACACGGCCGTCGCGGCCCACCCCGGCGTCACGTACGTCGTCGCGACGAATGGTGAGGAGAAGCTGGTCGTCGCCGAGCCGCTGGTCGAGAAGGCGCTCGGCGAGGGCTGGGAGAGGACCGGACAGTCCTTCACCGGCGCCGAGATGGAGCGCTGGACGTACCAGCGCCCCTTCGAGCTGGTGGAGTTCAGCGAGCCCGCGCACTACGTCGTCAACGCGGAGTACGTGACGACCGAGGACGGCACCGGTCTGGTCCACCAGTCCCCCGCCTTCGGTGAGGACGACCTCAAGGTGTGCCGCTCCTACGGGCTGCCCGTCGTCAACCCGGTGCGCCCCGACGGCACCTTCGAGGAGGACGTCCCGCTGGTCGGCGGCGTCTTCTTCAAGAAGGCCGACGAGAAGCTGACCGAGGACCTCAAGGAGCGCGGTCTGCTCTTCCGGCACCTGCCGTACGAGCACAGCTACCCGCACTGCTGGCGCTGCCACACCGCGCTGCTCTACTACGCGCAGCCGTCCTGGTACATCCGCACCACCGCCGTCAAGGACCGGCTCCTGCAGGAGAACGAGAAGACCAACTGGTTCCCGGAGCGGGTCAAGCACGGCCGGTACGGCGACTGGCTCAACAACAACATCGACTGGGCGCTCTCCCGCAACCGCTACTGGGGCACCCCGCTGCCCATCTGGCGCTGCGCGGAGGACCACCTCACGGTGATCGGCTCCCGCGCGGAACTCACCGAGCTGACCGGCACCGACCAGTCCGGGCTGGACCCGCACCGCCCGTTCATCGACGAGGTCACCTTCGCCTGCCCCCAGGACGGCTGCGGGGCGACGGCCACCCGCGTGCCCGAGGTCATCGACGCCTGGTACGACTCGGGCTCGATGCCGTTCGCGCAGTGGGGCTACCCGTACAAGAACAAGGAGCTGTTCGAGAGCCGGTACCCGGCGCAGTTCATCTCCGAGGCGATCGACCAGACCCGCGGCTGGTTCTACACGCTGATGGCCATCGGCACCCTGGTGTTCGACAAGTCGTCGTACGAGAACGTCGTCTGCCTGGGCCACATCCTGGCCGAGGACGGCCGCAAGATGTCCAAGCACCTGGGCAACATCCTGCAGCCGATCCCGCTCATGGACCAGCACGGCGCCGACGCGGTCCGCTGGTTCATGGCGGCCGGCGGCTCGCCCTGGGCGGCCCGCCGGGTCGGCCACGGCACCATCCAGGAGGTCGTCCGCAAGACGCTGCTGACCTACTGGAACACGGTCGCCTTCCAGGCCCTGTACGCCCGGACCTCCGGCTGGGCGCCGAGCGCGGCCGACCCGGCCCCGGCCGACCGCCCGGTGCTCGACCGCTGGCTGCTGAGCGAGCTGCACGCGCTGACCGACCAGGTGACCCAGGCCCTGGAGGGCTACGACACCCAGCGCGCCGGCAAGCTGCTGTCCGCGTTCGTCGACGACCTGTCCAACTGGTACGTGCGCCGCTCCCGGCGCCGGTTCTGGCAGGGCGACAAGGCGGCGCTGCGCACGCTGCACGAGGTCGTCGAGACGGTGACGAAGCTGATGGCCCCGCTGACCCCGTTCCTCACCGAGCGGGTGTGGCAGGACCTGGTGGTGCCGGTGACGCCGGACGCGCCGGAGTCCGTGCACCTGTCCTCCTGGCCTCAGGCGGACCTGTCCGCGATCGACCCGGAGCTCTCGCGGCAGATGGTGCTGGTGCGGCGGCTGGTCGAGCTGGGCCGCGCCACGCGTGCGGAGTCCGGCGTCAAGACGCGCCAGCCGCTGCGGCGGGCGCTGATCGCGGCGAACGGCTTCGAGTCCCTCGACCCCGAGCTGCACACGCAGATCACGGAGGAGCTGAACGTCGAGTCGCTGGCCGCGCTGAGCGAGGTCGGCGGGTCCCTGGTGGACACCACGGCCAAGGCCAACTTCCGGGCGCTGGGCAAGCGGTTCGGCAAGCGGGTGCAGGACGTGGCCCGGGCGGTCGCGGCGGCGGACGCGGCGGCGCTGTCGCTGGCGCTGCGCGAGGGGACGGCGTCGGTGGAGGTCGACGGCGAGAAGATCACGCTGGCGCCGGACGAGGTGATCATCACGGAGACCCCGCGGGAGGGGTGGTCGGTGGCCTCCGACTCCGGGGCGACGGTCGCGCTGGACTTGGAGATCACGGAGGAGCTGCGGCGGGCGGGGCTCGCGCGGGATGCCATCCGGCTGATCCAGGAGGCGCGGAAGAACAGCGGGCTGGACGTCGCGGACCGGATCGTGCTGCGGTGGGACGCGGTGGAGCCGGGGGTGGCGGCGGCGCTGTCCGAGCACTCCGGGTTGATCGCGGACGAGGTGCTGGCGACGGAGTTCGTGCGGGGGGAGGCGGACGGGTCGTACGGTGATCCGTTCACGGAGGACTCCCTGACCCTCACGTTCCGCCTCCGCAAGGCGTAA
- a CDS encoding DivIVA domain-containing protein produces the protein MPLTPEDVRNKQFTTVRLREGYDEDEVDAFLDEVEAELTRLLRENEDLRAKLAAATRAAAQNQQNMRKPPEGQDGPPHQGGPHQQQGGPHQQGGPHQQGHPQQGHPQQGMRGPGAPVPAGISGPPQQQMGGPMGGPPQLPSGAPQLPAGPGGGQGGPQGPGPMGQGPGPMGQGPMGGQPPMQQMGGPMGGPMGGPGPMGGPMGGPGQGPGGDSAARVLSLAQQTADQAIAEARSEANKIVGEARSRAEGLERDARAKADALERDAQEKHRVAMGSLESARATLERKVEDLRGFEREYRTRLKSYLESQLRQLETQADDSLAPPRTPATASLPSPSAPSMAPAGASAPSYGGNQPMGGPQGPSAPSYGGQQQMTPAMTQPMAPVRPQGPSPMGQAPSPMRGFLIDEDDN, from the coding sequence ATGCCGTTGACCCCCGAGGACGTGCGGAACAAGCAGTTCACGACCGTCCGCCTCCGAGAAGGCTATGACGAGGACGAGGTCGATGCCTTCCTCGACGAGGTCGAAGCCGAACTGACCCGGCTGCTGCGCGAGAACGAGGACCTGCGCGCCAAGCTGGCCGCGGCCACGCGTGCCGCCGCGCAGAACCAGCAGAACATGCGCAAGCCCCCGGAGGGCCAGGACGGACCGCCGCACCAGGGCGGCCCGCACCAGCAGCAGGGCGGTCCGCACCAGCAGGGCGGCCCCCACCAGCAGGGCCATCCGCAGCAGGGGCACCCGCAGCAGGGCATGCGAGGTCCCGGCGCTCCGGTGCCCGCCGGCATATCGGGCCCGCCGCAGCAGCAGATGGGTGGCCCCATGGGTGGTCCGCCCCAGCTGCCGAGCGGCGCCCCGCAGCTGCCCGCCGGCCCCGGTGGCGGTCAGGGCGGCCCGCAGGGTCCCGGCCCGATGGGTCAGGGCCCCGGTCCCATGGGCCAGGGACCGATGGGCGGCCAGCCGCCCATGCAGCAGATGGGCGGCCCCATGGGCGGTCCGATGGGTGGCCCCGGCCCCATGGGTGGTCCGATGGGCGGCCCCGGTCAGGGCCCTGGTGGCGACAGCGCCGCCCGTGTCCTCTCGCTGGCCCAGCAGACCGCCGACCAGGCGATCGCCGAGGCCCGCTCAGAGGCCAACAAGATCGTCGGCGAGGCGCGTTCGCGTGCCGAGGGTCTGGAGCGGGACGCCCGTGCCAAGGCCGACGCCCTGGAGCGGGACGCGCAGGAGAAGCACCGCGTCGCGATGGGCTCCCTGGAGTCCGCCCGCGCCACGCTGGAGCGCAAGGTCGAGGATCTGCGCGGCTTCGAGCGCGAGTACCGTACGCGGCTGAAGTCGTACCTGGAGTCGCAGCTGCGTCAGCTGGAGACCCAGGCCGACGACTCGCTGGCGCCGCCGCGCACGCCGGCCACGGCGTCGCTGCCGTCGCCGTCCGCGCCGTCCATGGCGCCGGCGGGGGCGAGCGCGCCGTCCTACGGCGGCAACCAGCCGATGGGTGGTCCGCAGGGGCCGTCGGCGCCGTCGTACGGCGGGCAGCAGCAGATGACGCCCGCGATGACGCAGCCGATGGCGCCGGTCAGGCCGCAGGGCCCGTCCCCGATGGGCCAGGCTCCGTCCCCGATGCGGGGCTTCCTGATCGACGAGGACGACAACTGA
- a CDS encoding YggT family protein has protein sequence MGVVVQVVYVVLMCFLVVLIFRLVMDYVFQFARSWQPGRAMVVVLEATYTVTDPPLKLLRRFIPPLRLGGVALDLSFFVLMIIVYILISLVGSALG, from the coding sequence ATGGGCGTGGTGGTGCAGGTCGTCTACGTCGTGCTGATGTGCTTCCTCGTGGTGCTCATCTTCCGGTTGGTCATGGACTACGTCTTCCAGTTCGCCCGCTCATGGCAACCCGGCAGGGCGATGGTGGTCGTCCTCGAGGCGACCTACACTGTCACCGATCCACCGCTGAAGCTTCTGCGGCGGTTCATCCCGCCGCTGCGTCTCGGGGGCGTGGCGCTCGACCTGTCCTTCTTCGTACTGATGATCATCGTCTACATCCTGATCTCCCTCGTGGGTAGTGCACTGGGGTGA
- a CDS encoding cell division protein SepF, with the protein MAGAMRKMAVYLGLVEDDGYDGRGFDPDDDFEPELDPEPERERRRHEPSHQSLQPQRDEPARSVQPPAPREPLPHAASLPAESGRPARIAPVASITQERASLEKNAPVIMPKVVSEREPYRITTLHPRTYNEARTIGEHFREGTPVIMNLTEMDDTDAKRLVDFAAGLVFGLHGSIERVTQKVFLLSPANVDVTAEDKARIAEGGFFNQS; encoded by the coding sequence ATGGCCGGCGCGATGCGCAAGATGGCGGTCTACCTCGGCCTCGTGGAGGACGATGGGTACGACGGCAGGGGGTTCGACCCCGACGACGACTTCGAACCGGAGCTCGACCCGGAGCCCGAACGGGAGCGCCGTCGGCACGAGCCGTCACACCAGTCACTTCAGCCGCAACGGGACGAACCGGCACGATCGGTACAGCCGCCCGCGCCGCGCGAGCCACTGCCCCACGCCGCTTCGCTTCCCGCGGAATCCGGACGTCCGGCACGCATCGCGCCCGTGGCATCCATCACACAAGAACGCGCCAGCCTGGAGAAGAACGCACCGGTGATCATGCCCAAGGTCGTGTCGGAACGAGAGCCGTACCGGATCACGACACTTCACCCCCGGACCTACAACGAGGCCCGTACCATCGGGGAACACTTCCGTGAGGGCACCCCGGTGATCATGAATCTGACTGAGATGGATGACACAGACGCGAAGCGACTTGTCGACTTTGCGGCCGGTCTGGTGTTTGGTCTTCACGGCAGCATCGAGCGGGTGACGCAGAAGGTCTTCCTGTTGTCTCCTGCTAACGTCGATGTCACGGCGGAGGACAAGGCCCGCATCGCAGAGGGCGGGTTCTTCAACCAGAGCTGA
- a CDS encoding YggS family pyridoxal phosphate-dependent enzyme — translation MTDRRAQLAANLAQVEDRITAACVAAGRKREEVTLIVVTKTYPASDVRLLAGLGVRHVAENRDQDAAPKAAACSDLPLTWHFVGQLQTNKVRSVLGYAALVQSVDRARLVTALSREAERTGREVGCLLQVALDAGESGRGERGGVGPDGIGELASLVAQAPGLRLDGLMTVAPLTGEYAGRQQAAFERLMDLSTVLRRTHPAANMVSAGMSTDLEQAVAAGATHVRVGTAVLGVRPGLG, via the coding sequence ATGACCGACCGCAGGGCTCAACTCGCCGCGAACCTGGCACAGGTGGAGGACCGCATCACCGCCGCGTGCGTGGCCGCGGGGCGCAAGCGGGAGGAGGTGACCCTGATCGTGGTCACCAAGACCTACCCCGCGAGCGACGTGCGCCTCCTCGCCGGACTCGGCGTGCGGCACGTCGCCGAGAACCGGGACCAGGACGCGGCCCCCAAGGCCGCCGCCTGTTCGGATCTGCCGCTCACCTGGCACTTCGTGGGCCAGTTGCAGACCAACAAGGTGCGTTCCGTGCTCGGTTATGCCGCACTCGTGCAGTCCGTCGACCGCGCCCGGCTCGTCACGGCGCTCTCCAGGGAGGCGGAACGGACCGGCCGCGAGGTCGGCTGTCTGCTGCAGGTCGCGCTGGACGCGGGGGAGAGCGGACGGGGCGAGCGCGGCGGCGTCGGACCCGACGGCATCGGGGAGTTGGCCTCCCTGGTGGCACAGGCTCCCGGACTGCGGCTGGACGGACTGATGACCGTCGCGCCGCTCACCGGGGAGTACGCGGGACGTCAACAGGCGGCGTTCGAGCGGTTGATGGATTTGTCGACCGTACTGCGCCGGACTCATCCTGCTGCGAACATGGTTTCCGCGGGGATGAGTACGGACCTCGAACAGGCCGTGGCGGCCGGGGCGACACATGTACGCGTCGGCACTGCGGTACTCGGAGTCCGCCCCGGGCTCGGGTAA